One Cotesia glomerata isolate CgM1 linkage group LG8, MPM_Cglom_v2.3, whole genome shotgun sequence genomic window carries:
- the LOC123270694 gene encoding zinc finger protein Elbow-like: protein MLTSSANQYLRPEYLTPLPTTLDAKKSPLALLAQTCSQIGADPPASSKSLHSSQDKSSGKSSKSTERLEARDKSSPNNIINVTSNSESKPNSKQSSEFHEKTSSPEEQRAPSSNSITQGRSRTPSTKRCSSNQSASSRAITPQGRKTSTPNGTSEITRESPLSRTSSEVSSQMHQSLQLDSKSPYSSNLLLDPSIKDLPLGVFKSTPTAVSTSSYLSYPLPIDVMTSSLMSLHHVPTLKNVNSLNPYLNYSRMKGTSAGGPTDSPLVSPVCRDPYCTGCQYSSHLLNPITSTAAPTTSYSKLSTTTATTSASIANVNSIVHGSCPAGCIQCDHIKTPPTNPYGSVMNAHNSAMAAYAHAQLAALAAASQLPYVCNWIAGDTSYCGKRFSSSEELLQHLRSHTSVTSESGLSFLTPTGLPPGHPLYSRSYPTPPLSPLATARYHPYGKTPGLLHPSLSSFGLPTMPPAPHPVAAAAAAAAASLPPYLSPYAFFGPTPRLGATSGLHH from the exons ATGTTAACTTCAAGTGCAAATCAGTATCTTCGTCCGGAATATCTTACACCTTTACCGACTACG TTGGATGCAAAAAAAAGCCCGTTGGCATTGCTAGCCCAAACATGCAGTCAAATTGGCGCAGATCCACCGGCATCATCAAAGTCCCTCCATTCCTCACAAGATAAGTCGTCTGGTAAATCATCAAAGTCAACGGAGCGTCTAGAAGCACGTGACAAATCATCTCCAAACAATATAATCAACGTAACAAGTAACAGCGAATCAAAACCAAATTCAAAACAATCATCggaatttcatgaaaaaacgTCCAGTCCAGAAGAGCAACGTGCGCCGTCCAGTAATTCGATTACTCAAGGAAGATCTCGAACACCCAGCACTAAAAGGTGCTCGAGCAATCAAAGTGCTTCATCACGCGCTATAACACCACAAGGTCGGAAAACATCAACACCAAATGGTACCAGCGAGATAACACGAGAATCTCCTTTGTCACGAACAAGCAGCGAAGTATCATCGCAAATGCATCAATCACTCCAGCTGGATTCAAAGTCTCCGTACTCATCAAATCTATTATTGGATCCATCTATCAAGGACTTACCACTCGGTGTGTTTAAATCTACTCCGACAGCGGTATCTACATCATCGTACCTCAGCTACCCCCTGCCAATAGATGTAATGACAAGCTCCCTCATGTCCCTACATCATGTACCTACgttaaaaaacgtcaattcCCTTAATccgtatttaaattattcgcGGATGAAAGGTACAAGCGCTGGTGGTCCCACAGATTCACCACTAGTTTCACCAGTTTGTCGTGATCCCTATTGTACTGGTTGCCAATATAGCTCACATTTACTAAATCCCATAACATCAACAGCAGCACCAACTACTAGTTACAGCAAATTATCAACAACAACCGCAACAACAAGTGCTAGCATTGCTAACGTCAACAGTATTGTGCACGGATCTTGTCCTGCTGGATGTATTCAGTGTGATCATATTAAAACACCACCAACGAATCCATACGGATCTGTAATGAACGCACACAATTCGGCAATGGCTGCTTACGCACATGCACAATTAGCAGCACTTGCGGCTGCATCACAATTGCCGTATGTCTGTAATTGGATCGCTGGCGATACAAGTTACTGCGGCAAACGGTTTTCATCTTCTGAAGAATTGCTTCAACATCTTAGAAGTCACACCAGTGTTACAAGTGAATCGGGATTGTCTTTTCTTACACCTACAGGATTACCACCGGGACATCCACTGTACTCCCGTAGCTATCCGACACCACCCTTGAGTCCGCTTGCAACAGCACGTTATCATCCGTATGGGAAAACCCCGGGACTGTTACATCCATCCTTATCTTCCTTTGGATTGCCCACGATGCCACCTGCTCCGCATcctgttgctgctgctgcagCGGCTGCTGCTGCTTCTTTGCCGCCATATTTGTCGCCTTATGCATTCTTTGGGCCAACACCGCGACTTGGCGCTACTTCTGGTCTACACCATTGA